The DNA region ggaggggaaggcagcCAGCCCCTCCAGAATCCTTCCACCCTCGCCTTGCAGGCCGGCTCCCAGCTCCGCTCAGGGCCTGAGCAGACTCCTACAGGGTGCCTGGTAGGTGCCTCTCATCTCCCCAGCCTGAACCCTGCACCCCATAGGCTTTCTGGGGAAAACAAAAGCTGGGCACCACAGCTGGGGAGAGGAGAATGGAGAGCTGCACAGAGCATGGACGCTCAGGCCAGAGAGGGCAAAGGCCAGGCAGCTGGCTAACTGGGGCTGTGAGGAAGGCTGCGGCTCAGAGGAAACGTGACGGAGGGGACAGAcccagggaaggtgggaggggagaaagcaataagccccccccccaccaccacccgcAAGAGAGCAAGAGCAACCCACTGTAGGAGGGAGAGATAACAGGTCCAGGGAAACAGGAAACCAGAAGATGGACCTTGAAGGAAGAGCAGGACAGAGACAAAGGAGGGAAGGAGCAGAGAAAGGCGAAGCAGCACAGTCAACCAAGTCCACGGGGCCCATCGGGACTCTGGTGGCAGCCACTGTGAAACAGGTGTTACGAAGATGAGGAACTGAGACTCGACCGGTGGGCAGCACGCCTggtatcccagtgactcaggaggctgaggcaggagcattgcaaatttgggccagcctctgcaacttagccagaccctgtctcaaatgaaaagggctggggaggagtgggctgggggtgtggctcagcagtggggCAATTGCCTAGCACCTAggaggccccgggttccatcctcagcaccacataaaataaagacattgtatccacctaaaaattaaaaaaaattaataaaggtattgtgcccaaccacgactttaaaaatattaaaaagaaagaaaaaaaggccgggaatgtggctcagtagtaagtgtccctgggtccaTTCCAGCGCCCTCAACAAAAGGCAGGCCTGGCAGcaacgcctgcaatcccagcagtccaggaggctgaggcaggaggatcctgagtgcaaagccagcctcagcagtttagtgagttgcttatatgtttatatatgtttatataaaatataaataataaaaatttatttaaaaagggctgggacgtagctcagtgattCCGTggggctgggttcaatccgcagcaccaaGACCAACAAAGGGAAGACACCGATACGCACACGCCCACCACAGGCAGAAAAGGTGACTACTGGGAACAGTGTGGCCGGGTGCGGAAGGAAGGGCAGACTGAGGCTGGAGCGGTGAGGAATCACACAGGGAGGCGGGGTTGGTGCTGAGAAGCTCGGTACATCTTTATTAAGCAGAGGCCGCAGGGGGCCAGCTGTGGTGGGGACAGGGTTCTGCTGCCGAAGGGAGGCAGAGCAGGGTGGAGTGGGGCCGGGCAGTGGGGCCGGCGCTCAGTGGTTGTCGCTGGGCGCGGGGGCCGTGCTGGCGCTCATGGCCTTCTGCATCTTCTCCACCAGGTCGGCCCACTGGCGCTGCATGTCTTCTACCAGGGGTTCGAACCAGCTCTTGAGGCGGGCCTGGAAGGCCTCGGCCTGCAGGCGCATCTGCGCCGCCTGCTCCTCCACCTTGGCGCGCACCTCCTCCACCTGCTCGCGCACCTCGTCCAGGCGGTCGCGCGCGCggctgcccacctcctccagcctcccgcGCAGCCGCTCGCCCCAGGCCTGGGCGCGCTCCCGCAGCGGCTGGCTGGCCAGGCTGCTCACGGTGGCTGCCCGCAGGCGGCCCTGCTCCACCAGAGGCCCCAGGCGCTCCCGGATGGCGCTCACGCCGCGCTCGGCACCCTCGCGGGCCCCGGCCTGGTACACGGCCAGGCGCTTCTGCAGGTCCTCGGCGTCACGCTGCAGCCGCTTGCGCAGCTTGCGCAGGTGCGAGGCCAGGCGCGCCCGCAGCTCCTCGGTGCTCTGGCCCACCATGGCCCGCATCTCGCTGCGGTACTGCTCCAGGCGGTTGCGCACGTCCTGCATGTCCGCCCCGAGCCGCGCCTGCGCCGCCTGCAGCTCCTTGGAGAGCCGGGCCTGCGTCTCCTCGGCCATCGGGCGCAGCTGCTCCTCCAGCTCCGACTTGTAGGCCTTCACCTCCTTCATCGTGTCCTCTATTAGCACCCTGCGGGCCAAGAGGGCGGATGCTGCAAGACGAGGACTGAGACAGATGGGGGACccgaaggggaagaggaggaaggggaagaggcccagaggagactgagacagaTGCAGAGAGATCAAGGCAACAGAGATTAAGACAAAGAAGGACCAGGGGCCAGGGgtggcggcacatgcctgtaactacagcaacttgggaggcagaggcagaggcaggaggatcccaagtgggaggccagcctcagcaattgagcaaggtCCTAAACCACTtagtgagacagtgtctcaaaataaaaataaaaagggaggagCGGGgactggggtcgtggctcagtggcagagcgcctgcctcacgtgtgaggcactgggtttgatcctcagcaccacataaaaataaatgaataaaataaaggtattctgtccatatacaactaaaaaatataaataaataagtaaaggggatggggatgtgggaCAGAGGCAGAAAGCACCAGCCTGTGAGCCTGGAGGATGGGCAGGGACAGAGAGCTGGGGGGAAGCAGAGAGGTAAAGCCAGGAGTTTAAAGGAAGGCAAGAAAGAGGCAGAGACCCAGGGACAGAAAAGAACCCAAGTCCTTGGAGGTTCAGAGGATCCAGAGGCAGCAAGAGGGTCAAAGGCCAGGGGTGGGGGCACTCACGCCAGTTCCTGGGTGACCTGGGAGCTGAGCAGCTCCTCCTGCACCTGGTCAGAGAGCGTCTGCACCCAGTGCAGGTAATCCCAGAAGCGGCCCAGTGCCAGCTCCCAGGGCTGGCCGGTCTGGCCAATCTGCCACTTGATCTGCTCCTGTACCTCTGGCTCCACTTCCCGCTCTGCCCGGCATCCTGTGTAGGGCAAGTTCGGGGCCATCAGGGTCAGGCAAGCTCCCTCACACAGAGCAGGCGCCGCACAGTGCTGGGGCCTCCTTGGAGCCCAGGCGGGCAGGGAGGGGGTGGTCTGATTAATCACTGTCCACATCCTTTGTGCCTTTGTGGGCCCTGTGTCAGGCTGCACAAGGGCGAGGGAGAATGAGGAGGGTCACAGCCGACTCTTGGACGGTACTCACTACCTACCTGAGAGCATGGCAGCACGACATTGCttgtgcccattttacagatgggaaaacaggcCAAAGAGTGGACAGCAGCTGCTCAGGGCCAGTGAAGGTCAGGGAGGCCTCAGACCTGGGCCTCACTCTCAAGGAGGATGGGTCACAGAAAAGGGGGTTGAGGACTTGAATGAGGCCAAGGGATAGAAGAGGGACATGCAGGTCACCAGGCAGGCCCTGCTTCCATACCTGCCAGGAGCGTGGCCACCAACACGGCCCACAGAACCTTCATCTTTCTGCCTGATGGTCAgtctggggaggggagagacTGAATCAACAGCCCTGTGGGGACTCCTCCCCCCAGCCTGGCCCCACCTTGAAAGCCTCCCCACCCCAAGATCTGAGATAACCTAATCCAATCACAAACATTCACCAGGCTGCTCCCCCCAACTCGGCTATTTAACTCCCTCTTTGTCTTCTCCTATCTCTCCGTTGGCTGCCAAAATTCCATCTCCCTCTCCAGGGTTCAGATTCCACTGAGCCCCCACCCAGCCGGGCTCTCTAAGGTCCAGCTCTGCGTTCCTCCATCCACCTTCACATTCTAAGCTCCAAAGTCGCGTCTAAGCGCTGATTTCAATCTACATGCTAATTTAACCCTCATAGAAAAGTCCTTCTTTCAATCTGGTCTGGCCACCCCTGCATCTTCGATTATGGAGACCTGAAGACAAATGGGGGCAtccagtaggtgctcaataaatgacagTGGGATTTGGCTAGGATTCATCTCTGGGTTTTTCCAGCTGCCCCAAATGCTGTCCCCATCCTCCACCTTCTAGAAAGAGTGGGAGGCCCTACCGCTGGCTTTTCAAGGTGCACTCCCCTGCTCCTGTGTCTGGACTGATCCAGGCAGAGGCCGGTCACTGCTTCTCCCCCATCTTGTCTCTCAAATGGCTCTCTGAGCTTCCTGCCTTTTCCTCCTAGCCCCTGACTTTCCCTAGAGGTCAGGGGGTTTTGAGGTGCCCACATCATCCCCAGACCCCTCTGCTGGTCCCTGTGCCCTCTGGCTGCTCATCTCACCGGCTCCTGGGGTACCAGGTCCTTTGAGTCCgcaggagctgagcagggctCTGGGAGCCCAGACTCCTCCAATTATAGGgctcccctgccccgccccctaCCCCAGGGCTAGGGCGGGCTCGGCCAGCCCCCTGTCACGAGGCAGGCTGTCCTCTCCCTTCTCACACACAACAGGGCCAAGGAGGTGGGGCGTGGAGGCCTTGGACCActtcccacccccagcccccaggaaggGAGACGACTCCTCATTCAGTAATCCAGGCGTCCTCCTCTATTCTGGGGTGCCGGGGACCTTATGGGCATGAGCACTTGAGTGAAACTTGGTTTTAACCCTTGCTccatctttttttgggggagggggcagggcggagatcgaactcaggggcactcggctactgagccacatccccagccttattttgtactttttatttgggattacagatgtgcgccaccgcacctggccctTGCTCCCTCTCGAGTGTGACCTCGGGTGCAGGGGACCTCTTAGAGCTCTTTCCTCCACTTGTGAAACGGGAACCCAGCAGCCGCTGGCTGGGACAGGCAGGGTTCCCTTCATACGCTGGAAGCAAAAAGTGCCGTTAGGTTTGGACTCCAGACCTGACCACCGGCACTTGAATCCTGCCTCTGCCCACTGCCAGCTTGAGATCTTGGGCAAACGACCCACCTCTGAGCAGCCTCTTTACTATAAAAGTGGGAAAgcatgggctggggctgagtggtagagcactt from Urocitellus parryii isolate mUroPar1 chromosome 15, mUroPar1.hap1, whole genome shotgun sequence includes:
- the Apoe gene encoding apolipoprotein E, which gives rise to MKVLWAVLVATLLAGCRAEREVEPEVQEQIKWQIGQTGQPWELALGRFWDYLHWVQTLSDQVQEELLSSQVTQELAVLIEDTMKEVKAYKSELEEQLRPMAEETQARLSKELQAAQARLGADMQDVRNRLEQYRSEMRAMVGQSTEELRARLASHLRKLRKRLQRDAEDLQKRLAVYQAGAREGAERGVSAIRERLGPLVEQGRLRAATVSSLASQPLRERAQAWGERLRGRLEEVGSRARDRLDEVREQVEEVRAKVEEQAAQMRLQAEAFQARLKSWFEPLVEDMQRQWADLVEKMQKAMSASTAPAPSDNH